A part of Phoenix dactylifera cultivar Barhee BC4 chromosome 2, palm_55x_up_171113_PBpolish2nd_filt_p, whole genome shotgun sequence genomic DNA contains:
- the LOC103713583 gene encoding protein ARABIDILLO 1-like has product MSRRLRRRGAQSKGKAKVIISPVFPETAEDCEIPRPGGGGGGHWAGEAAVDWTCLADDTVVQLFSCLNYRDRASLASTCRTWRLLGSSPCLWTSLDLRAHRCDPDTAAALAGRCAHLRHLRFRGADAAAAVMNLQARGLQEIAGEYCSDITDATLSVIAARHEALESLQIAPDLCERITSDAIRHVAMCCTKLRRLRLSGIREVDGEAVGALARHCPQLEEIAFLDCGSIDETALGKVASLRFLSVAGSRNLKWATASLSWSKLPNLIGLDVSRTDVSPSAVSRLLSLSKSLKVLCALNCVALEEEGSHSPMAFSNTRGKLLLALFNDILKGIASLFKGIVVKEQGIFGEWRSWKTKDKNLNDIMSWIEWILPQSLLRIAETNPRGIDEFWLRQGAALLLSLVKSSQEDVQERAATGLATFVVIDDENATVDPARAEVVMRNGGIPLLLELAKSCREGLQSEAAKAIANLSVNAKVAKAVADEGGINILADLARSMNRLVAEEAAGGLWNLSVGEEHKAAIAEAGGVKALVDLIFKWPSGIDGVLERAAGALANLAADDKCSMEVAVAGGVHALVKLARLCMVEGVQEQAARALANLAAHGDSNNNNAAVGQEAGALEALVQLTCSQNEGVRQEAAGALWNLSFDDRNREAIAAVGGVEALVALAQGCSNASQGLQERAAGALWGLSVSEANSIAIGRQGGVAPLIALARSDAEDVHETAAGALWNLAFNSGNALRIVEEGGVPSLVHLCTSSGSKMARFMAALALAYMFDGRMDEVALVGSSSEGASKSVNFDAARRMALKHIKDFVLTFSEPQLFSMAAASSAPATLAQVAEAARIQEAGHLRCSGAEIGRFVAMLRNPSSILRACAAFALLQFTIPGGRHAIHHAGLLQKAGAARVLRAAAAATTAPIEAKIFARIVLRNLEHHQLEASISSLT; this is encoded by the exons ATGAGCCGGAGGTTGAGGAGGCGAGGCGCGCAGTCTAAGGGTAAGGCGAAGGTCATCATCTCCCCGGTCTTCCCCGAGACCGCCGAGGACTGCGAGATCCCCCgccccggcggcggcggcggcggccactGGGCCGGGGAGGCTGCCGTGGACTGGACCTGCCTCGCCGACGATACCGTGGTCCAGCTCTTCTCCTGCCTCAATTACCGGGACCGCGCCAGCCTCGCTTCCACCTGCCGCACCTGGCGCCTCCTCGGCTCCTCCCCTTGCCTCTGGACCAGTCTTGACCTCCGCGCCCACCGCTGCGACCCCGACACCGCTGCCGCCCTTGCCGGCCGGTGCGCCCACCTCCGCCACCTCCGCTTCCGGGGCGCAGATGCTGCCGCTGCTGTCATGAACCTTCAGGCCCGCGGACTGCAAGAGATTGCCGGGGAGTACTGCAGTGACATCACCGATGCCACGCTGTCGGTGATTGCTGCCCGCCACGAGGCCCTTGAGAGCCTCCAGATCGCTCCTGACCTGTGCGAGAGAATCACCAGCGATGCTATCCGTCATGTTGCCATGTGCTGCACGAAGTTGAGGAGGCTGCGCCTCTCCGGCATCCGAGAGGTTGACGGAGAGGCAGTTGGGGCCCTTGCGAGGCACTGCCCGCAGTTGGAGGAGATTGCCTTCTTGGACTGTGGGAGCATCGACGAGACTGCTCTTGGGAAGGTGGCGTCCCTGAGATTCTTATCCGTGGCAGGGTCACGAAACTTGAAGTGGGCTACTGCCTCCCTTTCCTGGAGCAAGCTTCCAAACTTGATTGGTTTGGATGTTTCAAGGACCGACGTGTCTCCAAGTGCCGTCTCAAGGCTTCTCTCCCTGTCCAAAAGCTTGAAGGTATTGTGCGCTCTAAACTGTGTGGCACTCGAGGAGGAAGGGAGTCACAGTCCGATGGCATTTAGCAATACCAGGGGCAAGCTGCTGCTTGCCCTTTTCAATGATATTCTCAAAGGAATTGCATCTTTGTTCAAGGGCATTGTGGTAAAGGAGCAGGGAATCTTTGGGGAATGGAGAAGTTGGAAAACTAAGGATAAGAACCTGAATGATATCATGAGCTGGATTGAGTGGATCCTACCGCAATCACTGCTTCGTATCGCGGAGACTAACCCACGCGGCATTGATGAGTTTTGGTTAAGGCAAGGTGCTGCATTGTTGCTGAGCTTGGTGAAGAGCTCACAGGAGGATGTGCAAGAGAGAGCAGCAACTGGGCTTGCTACATTTGTGGTGATTGATGATGAGAATGCAACGGTGGACCCGGCAAGGGCAGAGGTGGTGATGCGGAATGGTGGGATACCTTTGCTTTTGGAGCTTGCAAAGTCTTGTCGTGAGGGTTTACagtctgaagctgcaaag GCCATTGCGAATTTGTCAGTGAATGCCAAAGTTGCGAAGGCAGTTGCTGATGAAGGGGGTATCAATATTCTTGCAGATCTGGCAAGATCCATGAACAGGTTGGTTGCTGAAGAGGCTGCCGGGGGGCTTTGGAACCTTTCGGTGGGAGAAGAGCACAAG GCGGCCATTGCTGAGGCTGGTGGGGTAAAAGCTTTGGTGGATCTGATTTTCAAATGGCCCTCTGGGATAGATGGAGTTCTT GAACGTGCTGCTGGTGCCCTTGCAAATTTGGCTGCCGATGACAAATGCAGCATGGAGGTTGCTGTGGCTGGTGGTGTCCATGCATTAGTAAAGCTTGCTCGGTTGTGCATGGTTGAGGGAGTACAAGAACAG GCTGCTCGGGCTTTAGCTAATCTGGCTGCTCATGGAGATAGCAATAATAATAATGCTGCTGTCGGTCAAGAGGCAGGTGCACTTGAGGCATTGGTGCAACTAACTTGTTCTCAAAATGAAGGTGTAAG ACAAGAAGCTGCTGGTGCTTTGTGGAATTTATCATTTGATGATAGAAATCGAGAAGCAATTGCTGCAGTTGGTGGGGTTGAAGCCTTG GTGGCTCTTGCACAAGGATGTTCAAACGCTTCTCAAGGACTTCAAGAGAGGGCTGCAGGTGCTTTGTGGGGATTGTCAGTATCAGAAGCTAATAG CATTGCCATTGGACGACAAGGTGGTGTTGCACCTCTAATTGCATTGGCAAGGTCAGATGCTGAA GATGTTCATGAGACTGCTGCTGGTGCACTTTGGAATCTTGCTTTTAATTCTGGTAATGCTCTTCGCATAGTTGAAGAAGGGGGTGTTCCGTCCCTTGTACACCTGTGCACATCGTCAGGATCAAAAATGGCTCGTTTTATGGCTGCATTGGCGCTTGCTTACATGTTTGATGGGAG AATGGATGAGGTTGCATTGGTTGGGTCTTCTTCAGAAGGTGCTTCGAAGAGTGTTAACTTTGATGCTGCTAGAAGGATggcattgaagcatataaaagATTTTGTGCTGACGTTTTCGGAACCACAACTCTTCTCCATGGCTGCAGCATCCTCAGCTCCTGCAACCTTGGCACAGGTAGCTGAAGCCGCACGCATACAGGAAGCAGGACATCTGAGATGCAG TGGTGCTGAGATTGGGAGATTTGTTGCCATGCTTCGAAACCCATCATCCATTCTTCGAGCCTGTGCAGCTTTTGCTCTTCTTCAG TTCACTATCCCAGGAGGCAGGCATGCAATACACCATGCAGGCCTCTTGCAGAAAGCTGGAGCAGCACGGGTCCTACGTGCTGCTGCTGCAGCTACCACAGCTCCTATTGAAGCGAAAATTTTTGCGAGGATAGTGCTCAGGAATCTTGAACACCACCAGCTGGAAGCTTCAATATCAAGTTTGACATAA